Proteins encoded together in one Flavobacteriales bacterium window:
- a CDS encoding gliding motility-associated C-terminal domain-containing protein — protein sequence MDSPLCSRLARLTLLVLLLSAIGRNASMGQGIVPTMGTEFWLGFMKNYQGNPVQSLDIFISSPTNTSGLVEMPLMGFSQAFTVTANVTTTVTIPLAQGMHQASEVVEGRSVLVRTQDTVAVFAINFEQFTADAAVIYPVQSLGSDYRIMAYPGLSGLPELASEFLIVARQDDTEVEITPTATTFGGQPAGVPFTVMLDSGQTYQVIAANELGDFTGTVIRGTPGSGECRTFAVFSGSVCTNIPDGCFACDHVVEQNLPRRAWGTRYYSVPFSTTTQYTYRVLADQDGTQVTVNGGPPLNLNAGQFVELNSFPDAACFEGNLPFVVAQFMEGITCGSNGDPAMLLLNAEEQRIDRITFATVVSTVITNHYVNIIVQQPNVDDVVLDGVPVPSSAFTPYPACPTVAHASLPLPVGSHTLECIGGLTAYVYGMGSAESYAYSVGSFTPEPILPLDTVLCLADTNTTITLSIPEPLNDPYWTTQSDPNTVLFQGATYTFTPTASDVYIVTGTSGISGCEKQFFFSIELAIPPIIQALASGDSTGVEACLLQPVQLGVDVSPPGTYVYSWSPGADLNDPSIADPVANPAHTTWYTVQVSTLNGCAVITDSVLVTVVNGDVLALNTTADPPLICSGEQSQLGLTAQQVIQGLDVLDVAPSSLWNGILNGSISNACGSVAGNALYFDGPGQRSATAGPVDVSTGGTVRFAIKIATGTAPCEDADPGEHVVLEYSTNGGGAWTIMDTYYEYAHPTFTVIQVNIPGPAQTANTLFRWRQLANGGVGEDNWSLDDVAIATNTVGGLTFTWTPAATLNDPSIVDPLATPPTDQWYAVNVFDAQFGCTYTDSVFVQVGQAFDVLLVDDTTICSGGSVVLNAQPTSGTGHSWSWSPGTGLNATFLQAPTASPTATITYFVTVTNAEGCVRTDSVTVQVDVPLVVVALNGTDPICSGSSTQLTAVVSGGQGGYSYTWSPPTDLNDPSAQAPVASPDITTAYTVTVTDTLCATSASASVTVNVIPGVTVDLGPDQVLCPGASTVLSTGLSGPDHAWSTGATTSSITVDQPGSYWVQVTLAQCGGTDTVDVSLAPDPGPLDFDAVACPGDSVLLIIPYEGVSYTWSGGATTRGIVVGEEGSYGFSVTDAFGCTYSGVASVIPDPLGTDIVVPNVFSPNGDGANDRFEPQANGSQDVEVSVYDRWGTEVFRSTSLAVTWDGNNPDRKASEGTYFYVIRYTPSCDDTLRELRGHVTVLR from the coding sequence ATGGACAGCCCCCTGTGCAGCCGGCTTGCGCGCCTGACGCTTCTCGTTCTTCTCCTGTCCGCCATCGGCCGGAACGCGTCCATGGGGCAGGGTATCGTGCCCACCATGGGCACCGAGTTCTGGTTGGGCTTCATGAAGAATTATCAGGGCAATCCGGTGCAAAGCCTCGACATCTTCATCTCGTCGCCCACCAACACCTCGGGGCTGGTGGAGATGCCCCTGATGGGGTTCAGCCAGGCCTTCACGGTCACGGCGAACGTCACCACCACCGTCACCATCCCGCTGGCCCAGGGCATGCACCAGGCGAGCGAGGTGGTGGAAGGCCGCTCCGTGCTGGTGCGCACGCAGGACACCGTGGCGGTCTTCGCGATCAACTTCGAGCAGTTCACCGCGGATGCTGCCGTGATCTATCCAGTGCAGTCGCTGGGGAGCGACTACCGCATCATGGCGTATCCGGGCCTCAGCGGCCTGCCCGAGCTGGCCTCCGAGTTCTTGATCGTGGCGCGGCAGGACGATACCGAGGTGGAGATCACCCCGACGGCCACCACCTTCGGCGGCCAGCCGGCGGGTGTGCCGTTCACCGTGATGCTCGACTCGGGCCAGACCTACCAGGTCATCGCCGCCAACGAGCTGGGTGACTTCACCGGCACGGTGATCCGCGGCACGCCTGGCAGCGGTGAGTGCAGGACCTTCGCAGTGTTCTCCGGCTCCGTGTGCACGAACATCCCGGATGGATGTTTCGCCTGCGACCACGTCGTGGAGCAGAACCTGCCTCGTCGGGCCTGGGGCACGCGCTACTACTCGGTGCCCTTCAGCACCACCACGCAATACACCTACCGCGTGCTGGCCGATCAGGACGGCACCCAAGTGACGGTGAACGGCGGTCCGCCCCTCAACCTGAACGCCGGCCAGTTCGTGGAATTGAACTCCTTCCCCGACGCCGCCTGCTTCGAGGGCAACCTGCCTTTCGTGGTGGCCCAGTTCATGGAAGGGATCACCTGCGGTTCCAACGGCGATCCGGCCATGTTGCTGCTCAACGCCGAGGAGCAGCGGATCGACCGCATCACCTTCGCCACGGTGGTGTCCACCGTGATCACGAACCATTACGTCAACATCATCGTGCAGCAACCGAACGTGGACGACGTGGTGTTGGACGGGGTGCCCGTGCCGTCGTCGGCGTTCACACCCTATCCCGCCTGCCCCACGGTGGCCCACGCCTCCCTGCCGCTCCCCGTCGGCAGCCACACGCTGGAATGCATCGGGGGCCTCACGGCCTACGTGTACGGCATGGGCAGCGCCGAGAGCTACGCGTATTCGGTGGGCTCCTTCACGCCGGAGCCCATCCTCCCACTGGACACCGTGCTGTGCCTGGCGGACACCAACACCACCATCACCCTGTCCATCCCCGAACCGCTGAACGATCCCTACTGGACCACCCAGAGCGACCCCAACACCGTCCTGTTCCAGGGGGCCACCTACACGTTCACGCCCACGGCCTCCGACGTGTACATCGTGACGGGCACTTCCGGCATCAGCGGGTGCGAGAAGCAGTTCTTCTTCAGCATCGAGCTGGCGATCCCGCCGATCATCCAGGCCTTGGCGAGCGGCGACAGCACCGGGGTGGAAGCCTGCCTGCTGCAGCCCGTGCAGCTGGGGGTGGACGTCTCGCCGCCTGGGACCTACGTCTACTCGTGGAGCCCGGGGGCCGACCTCAACGACCCGTCCATCGCCGACCCGGTGGCCAACCCCGCGCACACCACCTGGTACACGGTCCAAGTGAGCACCTTGAACGGTTGTGCGGTCATCACCGATAGCGTTCTGGTGACGGTGGTGAACGGGGATGTCCTGGCGTTGAACACCACCGCCGACCCGCCCTTGATCTGCTCCGGTGAACAGAGCCAGCTCGGCCTCACCGCCCAGCAGGTGATCCAGGGGCTGGACGTATTGGACGTGGCCCCTTCCTCCTTGTGGAACGGCATCCTGAACGGCAGCATCAGCAACGCATGCGGCTCGGTGGCCGGCAACGCCCTCTACTTCGATGGACCGGGCCAGCGCAGCGCCACGGCCGGACCTGTGGACGTGTCGACCGGCGGCACGGTGCGCTTCGCGATCAAGATCGCCACCGGTACGGCCCCCTGCGAGGATGCCGATCCCGGGGAGCATGTGGTGCTGGAGTACAGCACGAACGGGGGAGGGGCGTGGACCATCATGGACACCTACTATGAATATGCGCACCCCACCTTCACGGTGATCCAGGTGAACATCCCCGGCCCGGCGCAGACGGCCAACACCTTGTTCCGCTGGCGGCAGCTGGCGAACGGTGGTGTGGGCGAGGACAATTGGAGCCTGGATGACGTGGCCATCGCCACGAACACGGTGGGCGGGCTGACCTTCACCTGGACGCCGGCCGCCACGCTCAACGATCCGTCGATCGTGGACCCCTTGGCCACGCCGCCCACCGACCAGTGGTACGCCGTGAACGTGTTCGATGCCCAGTTCGGCTGCACCTACACCGATTCGGTCTTCGTGCAGGTGGGCCAAGCCTTCGACGTGCTACTGGTGGACGACACCACGATCTGCAGCGGTGGCTCGGTGGTGCTGAACGCGCAGCCCACCTCGGGCACCGGCCACTCCTGGTCCTGGTCGCCCGGCACGGGCCTCAATGCCACCTTCCTGCAGGCGCCGACGGCCTCTCCGACGGCCACCATCACGTACTTCGTGACGGTGACGAACGCCGAGGGCTGCGTGCGTACCGACAGCGTCACCGTGCAGGTCGACGTGCCTCTGGTGGTGGTGGCCTTGAACGGCACCGACCCTATTTGCAGCGGAAGCAGCACGCAGCTCACTGCCGTGGTGAGCGGTGGCCAGGGCGGCTACAGCTACACCTGGTCGCCCCCGACCGATCTGAACGATCCCTCGGCGCAGGCTCCGGTGGCCTCACCCGACATCACCACGGCGTACACGGTGACCGTGACGGACACCTTGTGCGCCACGAGCGCATCGGCCAGCGTGACGGTGAACGTGATCCCGGGCGTGACCGTGGACCTGGGCCCCGATCAGGTGCTGTGCCCGGGCGCCAGCACGGTGCTGTCCACCGGCCTCAGCGGTCCTGACCATGCCTGGAGCACCGGCGCCACCACGTCGTCCATCACCGTGGACCAGCCCGGCAGCTATTGGGTGCAGGTCACCCTTGCCCAGTGCGGCGGCACCGACACAGTGGATGTGTCGCTGGCCCCCGACCCTGGACCGCTCGACTTCGATGCGGTGGCCTGCCCGGGCGACAGTGTGCTGCTCATCATCCCCTATGAAGGGGTGTCCTACACCTGGTCGGGCGGTGCCACCACGCGCGGCATCGTGGTGGGCGAGGAGGGCAGCTATGGCTTCAGCGTCACCGATGCGTTCGGCTGCACGTATTCGGGCGTCGCCTCCGTGATCCCCGATCCGCTCGGTACGGACATCGTGGTGCCGAACGTCTTCAGCCCGAACGGTGATGGAGCCAACGACCGGTTCGAACCGCAGGCCAACGGCAGCCAGGACGTGGAGGTCTCCGTGTACGACCGGTGGGGGACCGAGGTGTTCCGCTCCACCAGCCTCGCGGTGACGTGGGACGGTAACAACCCGGACCGGAAGGCCAGTGAGGGGACCTACTTCTACGTGATCCGGTACACCCCCTCCTGCGATGACACGCTGCGCGAACTGCGCGGGCATGTCACCGTGCTGCGGTAG
- the uvrA gene encoding excinuclease ABC subunit UvrA, whose amino-acid sequence MPKFAPPLPAPSRTRRAAPAPTNGAPPAPPRSAGLIRVQGARVHNLKNIDVDIPRGKLVVITGLSGSGKSSLAFDTLYAEGQRRYVESLSSYARQFMGRLEKPDVDRILGISPAIAIEQKVMTRNPRSTVGTSTEVYDHLKLLFARIGRTYSPVSGEPVKRHTVEDVLRTVHAHPPGEAVLLLCPIHLPQGRTLAAHLDVLHQQGFARVHDGNTVHRIEELLSLRSLPKGDWCLVVDRVSVNPDDPENDSRIADSAEAAFFEGQGELHVLGTDGRGDERRTILNDRFERDGIRFEEPSTNLFSFNDPVGACPRCEGYGSVIGIDHDLVIPDQGLSVFDECVAPWRGEKLGEWRATFIERAERHDFPIHRPYRDLTPEQRDLLWKGARGLQGIDAFFRYVEEKSYKIQYRVLASRYRGKTTCPTCDGSRLRKEASYVRIADRTITELVRMPIDQLLAFFRGLDLNEHDRHVASRLLTEIRNRLQYLSDVGVGYLTLDRRSNTLSGGETQRIDLATSLGSSLVGSMYILDEPSIGLHPRDTQRLIGVLKRLRDLGNTVIVVEHDEEVMRAADHIIDMGPEAGSHGGQVVFQGGHADLLASDSLTAQYLTGRLRIPRTAHRRPVKDRLIVRGARANNLKDIDVAFPLHMLTVVTGVSGSGKTTLVKRILHPALRRELDGFSERPGEHRGLEGDLKRIEAVELVDQDPIGRSSRSNPVTYVKAYEEIRQLFSDQDVARVRGYKPSFFSFNVDGGRCETCQGEGEVHIEMQFMADIRLTCEACRGKRFKEEMLDVRFQGRDIAEVLDLTVDDAIAFFGGASGPTACARIVQRLKPLQDVGLGYVKLGQSSSTLSGGEAQRIKLASFLTKGQEERPTLFIFDEPTTGLHVHDIARLLKALEMLIHNGHSVICIEHNTEVIACADHVIDLGPDGGDAGGLLVFEGTPEALAAHPTSLTGAHLRGRLA is encoded by the coding sequence ATGCCTAAATTCGCGCCGCCCTTGCCTGCCCCCTCCCGCACTCGACGAGCAGCACCCGCCCCAACGAACGGTGCCCCCCCCGCCCCGCCCCGGTCCGCCGGCCTGATCCGGGTGCAGGGTGCCCGCGTCCACAACCTCAAGAACATCGATGTCGACATCCCGCGCGGCAAGCTGGTGGTGATCACCGGCCTCTCCGGAAGCGGCAAGAGCAGCCTGGCCTTCGACACCCTGTACGCCGAGGGCCAGCGGCGCTATGTCGAGAGCCTCAGCAGCTACGCCCGCCAATTCATGGGCCGGCTGGAGAAGCCCGATGTGGACCGCATCCTCGGGATCAGCCCGGCCATCGCCATCGAACAGAAGGTGATGACCCGCAACCCGCGGAGCACAGTGGGCACCAGCACCGAGGTGTACGACCACCTCAAGCTGCTCTTCGCCCGCATCGGCCGCACCTACAGCCCGGTGAGCGGCGAACCCGTGAAGCGCCACACCGTGGAGGATGTCCTGCGCACAGTGCACGCCCATCCCCCAGGGGAGGCCGTTCTTCTCCTCTGCCCCATCCACCTGCCGCAGGGCCGCACCCTGGCCGCCCACCTCGATGTGCTCCATCAGCAGGGCTTCGCCCGCGTGCACGACGGAAACACGGTGCACCGCATCGAGGAACTGTTGAGCCTCCGATCCCTGCCCAAGGGCGACTGGTGCCTGGTGGTGGACCGGGTGAGCGTGAACCCCGATGACCCCGAGAACGACAGCCGGATCGCCGACAGCGCCGAAGCCGCCTTCTTCGAAGGCCAGGGCGAGCTGCACGTGCTGGGGACCGACGGTCGCGGCGATGAGCGACGCACCATCCTCAACGACCGCTTCGAGCGCGACGGCATCCGCTTCGAGGAGCCGAGCACCAACCTGTTCAGCTTCAACGACCCGGTGGGGGCCTGCCCCCGGTGCGAAGGCTACGGCAGCGTGATCGGCATCGACCACGACCTGGTGATCCCCGACCAGGGCCTGAGCGTCTTCGATGAATGCGTGGCCCCGTGGCGCGGCGAGAAGCTCGGCGAATGGCGCGCCACGTTCATCGAACGCGCCGAACGCCACGACTTCCCCATCCACCGCCCGTATCGCGACCTGACGCCGGAGCAGCGCGACCTGCTGTGGAAGGGAGCTCGCGGTCTGCAAGGCATCGACGCCTTCTTCCGCTATGTGGAGGAGAAAAGCTACAAGATCCAGTACCGGGTGCTCGCCAGCCGCTACCGGGGCAAGACCACCTGCCCGACCTGCGATGGATCACGGCTGCGCAAGGAGGCCTCCTACGTGCGCATCGCCGACCGCACCATCACCGAGCTGGTGCGCATGCCCATCGATCAGCTGCTCGCCTTCTTCCGCGGGCTGGACCTGAACGAGCATGACCGCCATGTGGCCTCCAGGCTCCTCACCGAGATCCGCAATCGCCTGCAATACCTCAGCGATGTGGGCGTGGGCTACCTCACCCTCGACCGGCGCAGCAACACCCTGAGCGGCGGTGAGACCCAGCGGATCGACCTGGCCACCAGCCTCGGCAGCAGCCTGGTGGGCAGCATGTACATCCTCGACGAGCCCAGCATCGGCCTCCACCCGCGCGACACCCAGCGCCTGATCGGTGTGCTCAAGCGCCTTCGCGACCTGGGCAACACGGTGATCGTGGTGGAGCACGATGAGGAGGTGATGCGTGCCGCGGACCACATCATCGATATGGGCCCGGAAGCGGGATCCCACGGCGGCCAGGTGGTCTTCCAGGGCGGCCACGCCGACCTGCTCGCCAGCGACAGCCTCACGGCGCAGTACCTCACTGGCCGCCTGCGCATACCCCGTACGGCACACCGGCGGCCGGTGAAGGACCGGCTCATCGTGCGCGGGGCCCGGGCCAACAACCTCAAGGACATCGATGTGGCCTTCCCCCTCCACATGCTCACGGTGGTGACGGGCGTGAGCGGCAGCGGGAAGACGACCCTCGTGAAACGCATCCTCCACCCCGCCCTGCGCCGCGAACTGGATGGCTTCAGCGAGCGCCCGGGCGAGCACCGCGGCCTGGAAGGCGACCTCAAGCGCATCGAGGCCGTGGAACTGGTGGACCAGGACCCCATCGGCCGCAGCAGCCGCAGCAACCCGGTGACCTATGTGAAGGCCTATGAGGAGATCCGGCAGCTCTTCAGCGACCAGGATGTGGCCCGCGTGCGTGGCTACAAACCGTCCTTCTTCAGCTTCAACGTGGACGGCGGCCGCTGCGAGACCTGCCAGGGCGAGGGCGAGGTGCACATCGAGATGCAGTTCATGGCCGACATCCGGCTCACCTGTGAAGCCTGCCGCGGCAAGCGCTTCAAGGAGGAGATGCTCGATGTCCGCTTCCAGGGCCGCGACATCGCCGAGGTGCTCGACCTCACGGTGGACGACGCCATCGCCTTCTTCGGCGGGGCGTCCGGACCAACGGCCTGCGCCCGCATCGTCCAGCGCCTCAAGCCCCTCCAGGACGTGGGCCTCGGCTACGTGAAGCTTGGGCAGAGCAGCAGCACCCTCAGCGGCGGAGAGGCCCAGCGCATCAAGCTCGCGAGCTTCCTGACGAAGGGCCAGGAGGAGCGGCCCACCCTCTTCATCTTCGACGAGCCCACGACCGGCCTGCACGTGCACGACATCGCCCGCCTGCTCAAGGCCCTGGAGATGCTGATCCACAACGGGCACAGCGTGATCTGCATCGAGCACAACACGGAGGTGATCGCCTGCGCCGACCATGTGATCGACCTCGGCCCCGACGGCGGCGATGCCGGAGGGCTGCTGGTGTTCGAAGGGACGCCGGAGGCCCTGGCCGCTCACCCCACCAGCCTCACCGGCGCCCACCTCCGCGGTCGGCTGGCCTGA
- a CDS encoding sigma-70 family RNA polymerase sigma factor, translating into MRTKVLTDTELVHAYTAGNEQAFETLLLRHKRKVWSHIYLMVRDREVTEDLFQESFIKVVHTLKTGKYNEEGKFLPWVMRIAHNLVIDHFRRSKKMPLVRGTEDHDVFATVARPEQNIEQQLVNVQIDEDVRKLIEHLPEEQREVVIMRTYLSMSFKEIAEHTNVSINTALGRMRYALINMRKLIKEHDIHLERA; encoded by the coding sequence ATGCGTACGAAGGTGCTCACCGATACGGAGCTCGTGCACGCCTACACGGCGGGGAACGAGCAGGCATTCGAAACCCTGCTGCTGCGCCACAAGCGCAAAGTATGGAGCCACATCTACCTGATGGTGCGTGACCGGGAGGTCACCGAGGACCTCTTCCAGGAGTCCTTCATCAAGGTGGTCCACACCCTCAAGACGGGGAAGTACAACGAGGAGGGCAAGTTCCTTCCTTGGGTGATGCGCATCGCGCACAACCTGGTGATCGACCACTTCCGCCGCAGCAAGAAGATGCCTCTGGTGCGCGGAACGGAGGACCACGACGTGTTCGCCACGGTGGCCCGGCCCGAACAGAATATCGAGCAACAGCTCGTGAACGTACAGATCGACGAGGATGTGCGGAAGCTGATCGAGCATCTGCCCGAGGAACAGCGGGAGGTGGTGATCATGCGCACCTACCTCAGCATGAGCTTCAAGGAGATCGCCGAGCACACCAACGTGAGCATCAACACCGCCTTGGGTCGGATGCGCTATGCGCTGATCAACATGCGCAAGCTCATCAAGGAACACGACATCCATCTGGAGCGCGCATAG
- the nth gene encoding endonuclease III, whose translation MTRPEKAAFVAAKLAELYPRTSIPLDHADPYTLLVAVVLSAQCTDKKVNEITPLLFARARTPQQMVKLSVEEIQDIIRPCGLSPMKSKGIHGLSRIILEEHGGKVPANMAALERMPGVGHKTASVVMAQAFGVPAFPVDTHIHRLAYRWTLSTGHNVERTEADLKRLFPEDSWNALHLRIIYFGREHCPAKGHDPRKCPICSVIGRKESFTAGR comes from the coding sequence ATGACCCGCCCCGAAAAGGCCGCTTTCGTCGCCGCCAAGCTCGCCGAGCTCTACCCGCGCACATCCATCCCCCTCGACCATGCGGACCCCTACACCCTGCTGGTGGCCGTAGTGCTCAGCGCGCAGTGCACGGACAAGAAGGTGAACGAGATCACACCACTGCTCTTCGCCAGGGCGCGCACGCCGCAGCAGATGGTGAAGCTGAGCGTGGAGGAGATCCAGGACATCATCCGGCCATGTGGTCTTTCACCCATGAAGAGCAAGGGGATCCATGGTCTTTCGCGGATCATCCTGGAGGAGCACGGAGGAAAGGTGCCAGCGAACATGGCGGCCTTGGAGCGTATGCCGGGCGTAGGGCACAAGACGGCCAGTGTGGTGATGGCACAGGCCTTCGGGGTGCCGGCCTTCCCGGTGGACACGCACATCCATCGGCTCGCCTACCGCTGGACCTTGAGCACGGGCCACAACGTGGAGCGGACCGAGGCCGACCTGAAGCGGCTCTTCCCGGAGGACAGCTGGAACGCCCTGCACCTGCGCATCATCTACTTCGGGCGCGAGCACTGCCCGGCCAAGGGCCATGACCCTCGGAAGTGCCCCATCTGCAGCGTGATCGGGCGCAAGGAATCGTTCACCGCGGGGCGGTGA
- a CDS encoding M15 family metallopeptidase, whose product MACRPVSSDPEPTIRPPTAQHDTLIAHSTLADTAGLEADLRIIERKLGPLDADIRDHLQAVEVTYYGFTDSSCTAVDSTRLCTGVLLVHACVAGEVRAIFDGLLLDRFPIAHVIPINRYGLNADSTGWDDAASMADNNTSAFNFRGKAHVPETSKHAQGIAIDINPLLNPLVRAGTNGTVREPAHGRYDPRRPGTLTHPRILKHLAPHGWTWGGRWQRPQDHQHIEKAHGRCTHLHERIR is encoded by the coding sequence GTGGCATGCCGGCCGGTCAGTTCCGATCCAGAGCCCACGATCCGGCCTCCGACCGCCCAACACGACACCCTGATCGCCCACAGCACCCTGGCGGATACGGCAGGGCTCGAGGCCGACCTGCGGATCATCGAGCGCAAGCTGGGCCCGCTGGATGCTGACATCCGCGACCACCTGCAGGCCGTGGAGGTCACCTACTACGGCTTCACGGACAGCAGCTGCACGGCGGTCGACAGCACGCGCCTGTGCACAGGCGTCCTGCTGGTGCATGCGTGCGTGGCCGGCGAGGTGCGGGCGATCTTCGACGGGCTGCTGCTCGACCGCTTCCCCATCGCGCATGTGATCCCGATCAACCGCTACGGCCTCAACGCCGACAGCACCGGCTGGGACGATGCCGCCTCCATGGCCGACAACAACACCAGCGCCTTCAACTTCCGCGGCAAGGCCCACGTGCCGGAGACCTCCAAGCACGCGCAGGGCATCGCCATCGACATCAACCCGCTGTTGAACCCCTTGGTGCGCGCGGGCACGAACGGCACGGTGCGCGAGCCCGCCCATGGCCGCTACGATCCGCGGCGCCCGGGCACCCTCACCCACCCCCGCATCCTGAAGCACCTGGCCCCGCACGGCTGGACCTGGGGCGGACGCTGGCAGCGGCCGCAGGACCACCAGCACATCGAGAAGGCCCACGGCCGCTGCACACACCTGCACGAACGGATCCGGTGA
- a CDS encoding GMC family oxidoreductase, which produces MAEPTHDFDHVVIGSGFGGSVAALRLSEKGYRVLVLEKGRWFNKAEDFPASNWDLRRWLWWPRAGWKGLFKISFFRHITVLSGTGVGGGSLVYANTLPVPRTPFFRTGSWKDLCDWERELTPYYALARRMLGVERHPYTSRSDRVMRDLAADMGVPQGFDTVDAAVHFGAPGVTVKDPYFGGKGPDRTGCIQCGGCMLGCRHNAKNTLDKNYLHLAQQLGCSIRANAEVVDVQPLSPDGSVGYRIRYRDPSAWFPRIRTVTAKGVVFAGGVMGTLPLLLKLKAGSLPKLSDRVGHGVRTNSESLIGVTTFDRDVTFSEGIAIGSIVELDAQRHVEPVKYPPGNGIWRILMAPMVKGSSWPMRLVNMVVQPLKQPWTYLRTFFVSDWSRRTHILLYMEAIDSTLRLKRGPLGGTGTALESGPAPTAFNPQAQDIAHRVERIVNGKAMVLMQETLLGIPTTAHILGGACMGADASTGVIDRDNRVFGYADLWVCDGSAISANPGVNPSLTITAIAERAMAQVPERRA; this is translated from the coding sequence ATGGCCGAGCCCACGCACGACTTCGACCACGTGGTGATCGGCAGCGGCTTCGGTGGCTCGGTGGCGGCACTGCGCCTCAGCGAGAAGGGCTACCGCGTGCTCGTGCTGGAGAAGGGCCGGTGGTTCAACAAGGCCGAGGATTTCCCCGCGTCCAACTGGGACCTGCGCCGCTGGCTGTGGTGGCCGCGTGCGGGCTGGAAAGGCCTCTTCAAGATCAGCTTCTTCCGGCACATCACCGTGCTCAGTGGTACCGGCGTGGGCGGCGGCTCGCTCGTGTACGCCAACACCCTGCCTGTGCCACGCACGCCCTTCTTCCGCACCGGCAGCTGGAAGGACCTGTGCGACTGGGAGCGCGAGCTCACCCCCTACTACGCCCTGGCCAGGCGCATGCTCGGCGTGGAGCGCCACCCTTACACCAGCCGCAGCGACCGGGTGATGCGCGACCTCGCCGCGGACATGGGCGTCCCGCAGGGCTTCGACACCGTCGACGCCGCCGTGCACTTCGGCGCCCCGGGCGTCACCGTGAAGGACCCCTACTTCGGCGGCAAGGGCCCCGACCGCACTGGCTGCATCCAGTGCGGCGGCTGCATGCTCGGCTGCCGGCACAATGCGAAGAACACGCTCGACAAGAACTACCTCCACCTGGCTCAACAGCTCGGCTGCAGCATCCGCGCGAACGCCGAGGTGGTCGATGTGCAGCCCCTGAGCCCCGATGGCAGCGTCGGTTACCGCATCCGCTACCGCGACCCTTCAGCCTGGTTCCCGCGCATCCGCACCGTGACCGCCAAAGGCGTGGTGTTCGCCGGCGGCGTGATGGGCACCCTGCCCCTGCTCCTGAAGTTGAAGGCCGGCAGCCTGCCGAAGCTCTCCGACCGCGTAGGCCACGGCGTGCGAACCAACTCCGAAAGCCTCATCGGCGTCACCACCTTCGACCGCGACGTCACCTTCTCGGAGGGCATCGCCATCGGCTCCATCGTGGAGCTCGACGCACAGCGGCACGTGGAACCCGTGAAGTACCCGCCGGGCAACGGCATCTGGCGCATCCTGATGGCGCCGATGGTGAAGGGCAGTTCGTGGCCGATGCGCCTGGTGAACATGGTGGTACAGCCCTTGAAGCAGCCGTGGACCTACCTGCGCACCTTCTTCGTGAGCGACTGGAGCCGTCGCACGCACATCCTGCTGTACATGGAGGCCATCGACTCCACCCTGCGGCTCAAGCGCGGACCGTTGGGCGGCACCGGCACCGCGTTGGAGTCGGGCCCCGCGCCCACCGCCTTCAACCCGCAGGCGCAGGACATCGCGCACCGCGTGGAGCGCATCGTGAACGGCAAGGCCATGGTGCTCATGCAGGAAACGCTGCTGGGCATCCCCACCACGGCGCACATCCTCGGCGGTGCCTGCATGGGGGCCGATGCCTCCACCGGTGTGATCGACCGCGACAACCGCGTGTTCGGGTACGCGGACCTGTGGGTGTGCGACGGCAGCGCCATCTCGGCCAACCCCGGCGTGAACCCCAGCCTCACCATCACCGCCATCGCCGAGCGCGCCATGGCACAGGTGCCGGAGCGCCGGGCGTAA